The genomic window CGGAGATCTGAGCTCTCGAGATAAAGTGCAGTGAGAGATTTTTCGCCTTTTATTGAATTGAAGCGAAAATGCTTCTCAAAAGTTTGTGAGAGTGAGAGACTCCGGCGGGTTTTTAACTTTCAAGGTTTCTGGGATGTACGGCCAGGGTATGAATGAAGCGGCGACGTTTTTATATTGGGCCGAAATAATATATACCCTCAAAGCCCATTTGTAATAAAGAGTTAAGCACGAATTATGGGCTTGGGGATTTAAAAAGAAGGCCATAAATgtcaatttcaaaacatttcattAGTCTTCAGTACTTTGTCCGGTGCCAACGTTTCACATGTTTGAGTCTTACTTCTCTCGTGGGGAACTTTGGTTTCTGGATTTTTCAATAGttcagaaacttttttttgtattatactTTCAGATACTTACTACAACATTTCAGAGTTACTATTATGAACTTCTCAAATCTCAGTTACGGAAGAGATATAGGTGGTGATTGTGGAACTGTAATAAAGGTAGAGTTTGATTGCTAATATTGGCTCAAATTGagattataaaagtaaaagagataTGATCCAATACAGTTGAGATTTTAAAATCAGTTACAGTGATTTTTGAGAATCATGCGTTTAAAGGCTTGTAGAGCTTCTCAACCATCTTCCTGTACTCTGTATAACATTACAAGTTCAAGAAGACGAATATCATTATGAATCGAAAAATGGAGACGTCCAGAGATGTGTAATCTGATAACTATTGCAATTTTACCTTCTTGATTGCTCCAAAGCTGAGCCGCTTGATTGTTCAATGGTGAGCTGATGTTCGGTTCTgatcaattaaaacaaaacaggaAAAATCAGATACTGGATCAAACCAACAGAGAAATTCTTCATAAGTAACCTCAACAGTTATATCAGCCATAGAGTTTACCTCCGAGAAGGCTTTGAATTGAGAGTAATATCGTCCTCACATCATAAGCAGATGACCATTTATCCTACAAAAGATGTGAAAACAGATTCTGTTTTAAGTACTGCTTCTCTGATATGTGATTCCATGGGATTTACAGTAACACAAGTAGAAAGAGCAAGTGATTGTTATGTACCTGAAGAATGTCCAAGCAAATATTGCCATAGAGATCCACATTGGGGTGGAAGCAGCATGTCTCAAACTTAACTTTGGGAGACTTAAAAGGATAATCGTTAGAGAAAGTGAGTGAGAGTCTGTACTCAGTTCCTTCGAACACAGTATCTTTGCTTCCTGTAATTGTTCCTTTCCAGCAAAATATGTTGTCTTCCTCTGGAAACGCAGATATCCCCGGATCAGCTCCCATCTGCAATACATAAACCCAAAGGCCTCTATATAAGCATCCAACCATATCAACAGGTTCAGTTATGCAGAGAAAAGATAGCTTACCATCAATCCCATTAGTTCAGATTGCAGCCTGCAATTAAggaaaaacaatgaattagCAAAACCATgaatttgtttgctttgatCAAGAAAGGGTACATAAAAGAAAGTACTTGAGATCTGTAGTACATACAAAGTTTGATGTATCATTCTCTTAGAGACATTATAACAAACAGTTGGTAGACAAAGAGAGAACCCATCATTTCAGAAGAGAACAAGAGAAGTCACAATCAGTTTTGGATCCATCGTTTTCTCTAAAAATGATCTAGAAAGCATGTAGACCACAAGAAATGGATATGGGTAGAGCCAAAACCTAATCTAATCTACCTAAAGAAACATGAACAACTCTATAAACAATCGCAGCGATTCTAATCATTAAGAGGCTAAAGACTAATTCCTTTAAATGGACGCGAGAATATTCCAAGATcggaaaaatgtaaaaaagaaataacctTTTTAGAACGGAGTGGCTATCGACGGTCTTAGTCGGAGGAGCAGATTGCTTTGATCCGGTGGCTGCCGGTGTAGTCGCCGCCGGAGTATTCCCTGTGTACCCATTAACCGTCGCCATCCTTTTTCGCCTCTTCTAATTGAACAAAGCAACAATCGTAGTCGAAATTTCTGAAATTGAAACGCTTTTTTCTCGAGAAGAATCAGATTCAAGAATGATcgaaactgaagaagaaggagaagagagatagagatagagatagagagagagttcttcttctcttctttgagagagagagacgtgGGTCTGGGTTATAAAACGTGTACGACACAagaaacgtcgtcgttttcaAAAGCAATAAAAAGGAATTATCCTAAAGCATTTTCCGAACGTTATCACTTAGGTTATAGCGGCTATTTTGATGCATTTGAATTGAAAATTCACCTACCTTATGTAACGGCTATTTAATCTTTCCAATGataaaatttgttacaaaaatatgtaaaatgttGAATCATGTAAAATGCTCAATAGATCAGAGATTTATGAGGTCTACAAGAGGAGAGGGTATCGAGAGCAAAGGATAAATCAAGATCTTGTTACAATATGATTCATCACAAGGACACACTATCTTTGAAACTAATTCCAAAGTTAAAGAGAGACACATTTCTATAGATACAATGATAACTTCCCTAGCTTTTCAAACCTATTGAGAAACATCACACTAAGAAGCCATCAGAGATGACTACACAAGATAAGGGGAGGGAGATGTACATACGGTACCGATCAACAATTGAGCTTAATGACTCGAGAGACTCTTTCAAAGAAGATGGGACACATACTTGTGCTGAACTTTATAACTTCTCTCATCCATTCCGGTGCCACTCTTTGAAATGTTCCGAGTGATGCAGGCTTGTAAAGCAGCTCAGATTCTTCACCATTTGggttatttataaaagttagGCTGAAGGATAAACCTGTTATGGTAAAATAATCAGGGAAACAAAATCAGCATTGGTGCTTTTCTGGTGGCTGATGATCTCAAAAGATCTTTTGAATCAAAGTAAATAGATCATGcaggaaaaacaaattaccgGTTGTTGGGTGTGAGGCTACAATGCAGGCGCGTTTGCCCTTATTATTAGTTGATAATTTCATTCCTAGCAAGTGTTTGCCAAGAGCTTGAAATGTACAACTAGCAGAACTACTTGATCCATCGTAGGTTGTTCTGCAGCATTGTGGCTGAGAAACCAAGAGAGGCTCCTTgaaacaaaagcaagaaaaagtATCAGTAAGGCTAATTTTATGATCCACTGGGTTTGTGAAGCAAGATGCACAACATTCAGCTCAGAACTGAAAGGTTAAGAGGTGATCTGTTTTACCTTTGCTTTATGATGTTTGCTAATGTCAGGTGATACCATATCCGTTTCCACCAAATCTTCTGACAGTCTGCTACGTTTTATCATGCTTCTCGTTGTAACTCGAGCACTTTCAGgagtctttctcttttgtttttttccactTTGATCTTCATAGTTGCGAGGATGTTCCTCTTGGACCAGCTCTTTTAGCTTGACAACTTCTTCAGAAAGTGATTTGTctgtaagaaaaacaacaaagattttATCCTAGACAGTATTATAACCAAGTCCTCATCACTCTCCATGAAGCAGTTCACATTATCTCAGCTAAATTCCTAACTAAACTACATATCATGTCCAATTATAAGGCTACATTCCATGACACATGAAAATAGAGCAGCAACTATCATCAATTAACATAGTTTCTTACTCTTTAGTTCTTCTTCCATGAGAAGCTTTTGACACTCCAGAAACTTGTCGTCCCTGCCAGATCTGTGGATCAAGATTGTTATAGTTACATTAGCAAGGCTCCAACTtctctaaataaaaaagaatgtCTGGGAAAATCAAGACGGTAAGGTGAAGTACATGCCTGAT from Arabidopsis thaliana chromosome 3, partial sequence includes these protein-coding regions:
- the TTN9 gene encoding titan9, which produces MEALYAKLYDKYTKLQKKKYSEYDEINKEQEEKFLTFVSASEELMEHLRGENQSSLEMVEKLRNEIISIRSGRDDKFLECQKLLMEEELKNKSLSEEVVKLKELVQEEHPRNYEDQSGKKQKRKTPESARVTTRSMIKRSRLSEDLVETDMVSPDISKHHKAKEPLLVSQPQCCRTTYDGSSSSASCTFQALGKHLLGMKLSTNNKGKRACIVASHPTTGLSFSLTFINNPNGEESELLYKPASLGTFQRVAPEWMREVIKFSTSMCPIFFERVSRVIKLNC
- the UBC19 gene encoding ubiquitin-conjugating enzyme19 (ubiquitin-conjugating enzyme19 (UBC19); CONTAINS InterPro DOMAIN/s: Ubiquitin-conjugating enzyme/RWD-like (InterPro:IPR016135), Ubiquitin-conjugating enzyme E2 H10 (InterPro:IPR015582), Ubiquitin-conjugating enzyme, E2 (InterPro:IPR000608); BEST Arabidopsis thaliana protein match is: ubiquitin-conjugating enzyme 20 (TAIR:AT1G50490.1); Has 2436 Blast hits to 2429 proteins in 193 species: Archae - 0; Bacteria - 0; Metazoa - 552; Fungi - 119; Plants - 1682; Viruses - 0; Other Eukaryotes - 83 (source: NCBI BLink).); protein product: MATVNGYTGNTPAATTPAATGSKQSAPPTKTVDSHSVLKRLQSELMGLMMGADPGISAFPEEDNIFCWKGTITGSKDTVFEGTEYRLSLTFSNDYPFKSPKVKFETCCFHPNVDLYGNICLDILQDKWSSAYDVRTILLSIQSLLGEPNISSPLNNQAAQLWSNQEEYRKMVEKLYKPLNA
- the UBC19 gene encoding ubiquitin-conjugating enzyme19 (ubiquitin-conjugating enzyme19 (UBC19); CONTAINS InterPro DOMAIN/s: Ubiquitin-conjugating enzyme/RWD-like (InterPro:IPR016135), Ubiquitin-conjugating enzyme E2 H10 (InterPro:IPR015582), Ubiquitin-conjugating enzyme, E2 (InterPro:IPR000608); BEST Arabidopsis thaliana protein match is: ubiquitin-conjugating enzyme 20 (TAIR:AT1G50490.1); Has 9466 Blast hits to 9449 proteins in 390 species: Archae - 0; Bacteria - 0; Metazoa - 4186; Fungi - 1966; Plants - 1712; Viruses - 20; Other Eukaryotes - 1582 (source: NCBI BLink).), which produces MGLMMGADPGISAFPEEDNIFCWKGTITGSKDTVFEGTEYRLSLTFSNDYPFKSPKVKFETCCFHPNVDLYGNICLDILQDKWSSAYDVRTILLSIQSLLGEPNISSPLNNQAAQLWSNQEEYRKMVEKLYKPLNA
- the TTN9 gene encoding titan9, whose product is MEHLRGENQSSLEMVEKLRNEIISIRSGRDDKFLECQKLLMEEELKNKSLSEEVVKLKELVQEEHPRNYEDQSGKKQKRKTPESARVTTRSMIKRSRLSEDLVETDMVSPDISKHHKAKEPLLVSQPQCCRTTYDGSSSSASCTFQALGKHLLGMKLSTNNKGKRACIVASHPTTGLSFSLTFINNPNGEESELLYKPASLGTFQRVAPEWMREVIKFSTSMCPIFFERVSRVIKLNC